The sequence below is a genomic window from Sphingobacterium sp. ML3W.
TATCAAAGTTCACAATTAAATGTGAACTATTTTTTAAAACAAATGTAAATTATGCCAGAAGAAAATAAAGGGAATATTTTTAATTACTTAAAAGAAGTTCTAACAAACTCTGGTTTGTCATCAAGACTATTAGGACTTTGTCTTAATATACATAAAGGTACCTTATCAAATTGGAACAGTAACCTTACACAACCTAATTTAGAAGATATAGATAAAATAGCCTCAATAATCGAAATCGATAATTTTGACCTGATAAAAAATTCAAAACGAAAAACCACTGGTCTAATAGATGCTATTAATATTGAATACAGACGCTTAACTAAGGATTTAAATTTACCCTTATATATAGAAGAAGAAAAAGATGGTAAAACAAAAAAAATATATAATCCTATCCTACAAAAATCAATTTGGGATTTTATTGAAAATTATCGAACAATAAATCGACACAAGGAAGAAGAGTCAATAAAAGAATTTAATAAACCTTATACTGAATTA
It includes:
- a CDS encoding helix-turn-helix domain-containing protein; translated protein: MPEENKGNIFNYLKEVLTNSGLSSRLLGLCLNIHKGTLSNWNSNLTQPNLEDIDKIASIIEIDNFDLIKNSKRKTTGLIDAINIEYRRLTKDLNLPLYIEEEKDGKTKKIYNPILQKSIWDFIENYRTINRHKEEESIKEFNKPYTELTQDELNEITVFICKEPSSNELLNFEYLVVNTSLNEQKFIARFSRKEDAKIFAELVLQGYFKDNKMKIVKD